The following DNA comes from Picosynechococcus sp. PCC 7003.
TAAATTTAGCTAAAATTTGCGGTCGTAGCGATCTAGTTTTTTAAGGAGACGCCATAATGCCCAACCAGGCACCAAGGCGATCGCCCCCACTACAGCCGTCGGAATGAATGAGCCATTCACAAATAACAGCGTAGCAGACAAAATCAGCGCACAAAAAATCAACGTATAATTCGTCGCCAGTTGCATTCCCCCCAATTTGCGGAGCAGTCGGTCAGACTCCTGGGCCCGCACCCGGATGCGAATATCTCCCCGGTCTAGTTTGTCGATGGTGTCTTCAATGCGCCGTGGTAGACCAAAGGTGGAGGTGCTCAGTTGCGCCGCCTGGCGTCCTAACTGGTCAATAATGTTGCTGCCACTGGGTAAATTTTCACTCATAACCTGGAGGGCGAAGGGTTGGGCCACCGCCATAAAGTTAAACTCTGGATCAAGACCTTTGCCAACCCCTTCTAAGGTAGAAAAAGCACGCATCACAAAGGTAAAGGTTGCCGGAAACCGGAAGGGCTGGTCGTAGGCAATTTCGTAAAGGTCATCACTAATCGCCGTAATCGATTGGGCCTCAAAGGGCTTGTCCATAAAATTATCCAACATGAATTGGATCGAACGGCGTACCGGTGCCAGGTCTCCAGTTGCTTCCAAGGCCCCTAGGGTAACCAGGGAGTTCATTACCCGATCGGCATTCTTTTCCGTAATCCCCAGCATCGTTTCCATGAGGCCAGCTTTGACATTGGCCTTGATTTCCCCCATCATCCCAAAATCATAGAAAATGAGCGACCCATCGGGACTCACCGCCAGATTACCGGGGTGGGGATCGGCATGGAAGAAACCATCATTCAACAATTGTTGCAGATAGGCCCGGGCGCTGAGTTTGGCCAATTTTTTGCGCTCTAGGCCCGCCGCTTCCAGGGCTTCGTAATGGCTAATTTTAATGCCCGGCACATATTCTAAGGTCAACACCCGTGGCGAGGCATAACGCCAGTAGACCTTCGGCACTTTCACCCAGTCTATTCCCCGGAAATTACGCCGGAAAGTATCGGCACTGCGCCCTTCCTGGAGATAATCCACCTCCTGCCAAAGGATACGACAACATTCGGCATAAATCCCAAGCCAGTCGCGGTTTTTGCCCCAACGGGGGTGGTTTTGGAAATACCAGGCAATTTTTTTGAGGATTGCTAAATCAATGGTAAAAAGCTGTTTCAGGCCCGGCCGCTGGACTTTGACCACCACTTCTTCACCGCTGTGGAGTTGGGCTTTGTGGACTTGGCCGAGGCTCGCCGCCGCGAGGGGCACTGGGTCGAAGCTGCGAAACAGGACATTAATCGGTTTGCCGAGGTCTGCTTCGATAATTTGCTTGGTTTGTTCGTAGGAAAAGGCTGGTACGCGATCCTGGAGCTTAGACAGTTCGTGGACGTATGCTTCAGGAAACAGATCGGCGCGGGTGGAAAAGAGTTGACCAACTTTAATGAAAGTAGGCCCCAATTCGAGGAGGCTATCTTTGATCCACTGGGCTTGGATTTTTTGCCGGGCGGCGAGTTTTTCTTCGGTAAAACCACCGGCATAGGTCCATTTCTTGCCGTTACGGATCAGTTTAAAGATCAGGGTGAGCACGAACACCCAAATGTCGAACCGTCGCCGATTTTTGGAGTAGTTCCCACGGTTCCAGCGATAGGTAGATTTAGCCCGCTCTAGGCGCGGTGCTGGGATAGCGTTGGGATTAGAGACCCTGGAATTGGCTTGGGAAGACAGAGCAGACACAAAAAATTTGCCTATGGAAATGGGTTTACGGAAGAAAAAAACGTGGTACGACTAGGGCGATCGCCTTGGGAGAAAAAACTTAATTTTGGGTATCGCGATATTGCTTGAGTTCCGCTTTGAGGCTCGCAATTTCTGCCCGGAGATTGTCGATCATTTCCTGGAGGTCAGCGGGGCGATCGTCGCCATCAATGTCGATAGTAATGGGGCGGCTAGAATTACCTTGATTAGCCGCTTCCCGTTCGGCGCGGGCCTGGACTTCTTGGGCAAACTCTTGAAACCATTGATTGCGTTCGGCATCGAATTTACCGAGATCGCTGAGTAGATCCGTCAAACTATCTTCTACCCTCTCTTTGAGGACTTCTGCAAAGGCGCGGCCATAGGCCAGGGCTTGGAGGACGGGGTTGTTCATGGGACGCAACATTTCTTAATGGCTTTCGTAACAGATTATATCTATTAAACGAGGTTTCGTCTTTTGGCGATCGCCCCTGGGGTTCCCTTGCCACCGCTGAAATTGCTCCAGGAAAGTATGCTAAATTAGCAATCTCCCACTGGTCACCGATTCAAACGAGATATGAGCAGCGAAATCAAGCAAGTTTCTGGCACAGGGATCCCGCTCCGGGGCAACGACATCGACACAGACCGCATCATTCCCGCACGGTTCCTCAAGTGTGTGACCTTCGATGGCCTTGGGGAACAAGCTTTTGCAGATGATCGCCAACAACTAGACGGCCAGCATCCCTTTGATTTAGCCCAGTATCAAGGCGCGAATATCCTCGTGATTAATGGTAACTTTGGCTGCGGTTCTTCGCGGGAACATGCTCCCCAGGCCCTTTTGAAATGGGGAATTGAGGCCATTGTCGGCGAAAGTTTTGCGGAAATTTTCTTTGGGAACTGCCTCGCCAACGGCGTCCCCTGTGTGACGGCGGATCGGGCCACTGTAGAAGCGTTACAAAGTCAGTTAGAGGCCAACCCCCAGGCGGCCACCAGCGTAGATCTAGAAAATTTGACGGTATCCTGCGGTGATTGGTCAGGCCAGATCACGCTCGGGGAAGGCGCTAGACAAGCATTACTCGCTGGCACTTGGGATAGTTGCGGTCAATTGGTGGCCAACCAAGCGGAGATTGCCACAACGGCGACAAAATTGCCTTACCTTGCATGGGCTTAAACCGTTATGGCCCAATGGGAACTCTATAAAGAATTTCGCTTTGAGGCAGCCCACCAACTGCCCCACCACGATGGCAAATGTGCTCGTCTCCATGGCCATAGTTGGGTCATGCGAGTTTATCTGCGGGGCGATCGCCTCCAGGAAACCGGGCCGAAACAAGGAATGCTTTTCGATTTCGGTGAAATTAAAAAATATGTCCAACCCCTCTTGGATCAATACCTCGATCACTACCATTTAAACGATTCCCTGGGGATGGAAAGTCCCACCAGCGAGGCGATCGCCCAATGGATTTACGGCGAGCTTAAAAAAGCCAATTTGCCAGGGTTAGCGGCGGTAGAAATTAAAGAGACCTGTACCGCAGGTTGCATCTACACCGAAGACTAATGACCGCATTGTTCTCCCTGGGCATTGATTTCGGCACTTCCGGGGCACGGGCGATCGCCATTACGGAACATCGTGAAATTGTCCAGACCGTTACGGTTCATTCCCTAGAACAAACGCCCCAGGGCTGGCGTGAGGCGCTCTGGCATTTACTCGCGGCATTCAATCGGGAGATTCGTCAAAATCTCCAGGCGATCGCCATTAATGGCACCTCCGGGACGGTCTTACTCTGTGATGACGACGGCAAGCCCTGTACAGAAGCCCTGCTTTATAACGATGACCGGGGCAAAACCGTTTTGCCAATGCTGCAAACCCTGGCCCCGCCCCAACATCTCGTGCAATCGGCCACGTCTAGCCTCGCCAAATTACTCTGGTTTGAATCCCAGGATTTGACTACCCCAGCTAGCTATTTTCTCCACCAGGCGGATTGGCTAAGTGGCCTGCTCCACGGCAACTTTGGCCAAAGCGATTATCACAATGCGTTGAAACTCGGCTATGACGTCGAAAATTTACGTTATCCCCCTTGGTTACAACGGTACCCTCTGTTTGATTTATTGCCCCAGGTGCAAACGCCCGGTGGTGGCAAACAGAACATTTTAGCGACCATTGCCCAGCGGTTTGGCATTAATCCCCATTGTCAAATTTGTGCCGGAACCACCGATAGCATTGCCGCCTTTATCGCCAGTGGAGCCTCTGAGGTTGGGGAGGCGGTGACGTCCCTCGGTTCAACCTTGGTATTGAAATTGCTCGGCGATCGCCCCGTTCAGGATCTTGCGGCTGGGGTTTATAGTCATCGCTTCGGGCATCTTTGGTTGAGCGGTGGTGCATCTAATACAGGAGGGGCTGTCCTGAAACATTATTTCGACGCAACCCAATTGCAAGACCTCAGTGTTTCCATCGACCCTACCGCAGACAGTGGTTTAGATTATTATCCTCTACTTAAACCGGGCGATCGCTTTCCGTTCAATGATCCCAACTTACCGCCGCGCCTCACTCCCCGTCCGACAAAGCCGAGACAATTCCTCCAGGGACTCTTAGAAGGGATAGCTCGCATTGAGGCCCAGGGTTATCGTCGATTAGAAGATTTAGGTTCCCCTCGAGTAGAAAGGGTATTTACAGCAGGGGGCGGTGCCCAAAATCCAGTATGGACAAAAATCCGTGCCCGTTACCTCAGTTGTCCTGTGCTCATTTCGCCCCAACCGGACGCCGCCTATGGCACTGCTCTCCTCGCCCAACGGGGGCTACTCAGGATCTAATCGTGAAAATCAGGCGACCAAACACCAACATAAAGGCGATCGCTGTCGTTGCGTTTAATTTGACCTCGATGATTGCTGGTGGTGAAAGATTGAGAACTACTATTGCGGTTATAGACGCTAGCCACAGCTTGGCTCACCTCCGGGGGCACACCTTCGGGTAAAAGACCACTGAGGGTTTGTTGGATCACGCTGAGGTCAGTTCCCACCGGAAACGTAATTTCTGTTTGGGCCAGGGTGCCCGTCGTGTTGTCAACAATGTAGCCGAGGCTGACATTCGCCGGGCCATAGTTGCGATACAAAATTGCTGTACTATCGCCCCAAAATCCAGGCCGTTGATCGGTGGGGGGCACGGAAATAATTTGGGGAATGGCGGCACCGGGAGTGCCCACGGGAATTAAAGGTATTTCTCCGGGGCTGGGAGTCGGTTCTGGGGAGGGTTCTGGCTCCGGCTCCGGCTCTGGAATGGGTTCGGGTTCTGGCTCTGGAGTGGGTTCAGGTGCCGGCTCCGGTTCTGGCTCCGGGGTCGGTTCCGGTAGGGGAGTATCAATAACAGGCGGATTACTCTCTGTATTTAGGGCTGGATCTTCGGGGAAGGTTTGGGGTTCAGGCGATCGCCCAACGAGGGCAAAGGTCAACCAAATCCCGGCACTGATGCCGATGCCGCTAAACAAAACCGTGAGAATCGCCAAACGCCAACAGCCACCATTTTCCGTTTCCTGGGGTTGGGGGGCGGTGGTGCTTGTCGGTAAAGTGGTGCTGCGTCTTGCCACAGCTGGCGACCCCACAACCCGGGTGGCAGTGGTTTGATTGCCATTGACAACTGGGGCCGGCGCCGCCGCAGTTCCCCCTGCATTGCGGAGAGCGTTTAACATTGCTTGGGCCGTGGGAAAGCGATCGCGGGGATGAAATTTTACGGCCTTAGCAATCACTTGACCCAGGGGCGTTTGCAAATAGGGAAAATCCTGCTGCCAAATCAGTTCTCCCGTTTGGGGATCATTGGGAAACTGTTGGGGAGATTGGCCGGTGAGGAGAAAAATCGCCGTAAATCCTAGGCCATACAAATCGCTGGAATAGACGGGACGCCCGGTGCCCTGTTCGGGGGCCATGTAGCCGGGGGTGCCGATCGCCACGGAGACGGGCTGGCTCAAGTCCAGGTGAATGGCGGTGGTAAGGGCTTCTTTAACGGCCCCAAAGTCAATTAAAACGGGTTTGCGATCGCTGCTGCGCAGAATAATATTTTCTGGCTTAATGTCCCGGTGAATGATGTATTGGTCATGGACTAATTGGAGGACGGGTAACAAGTCCAGCAAAATTTGTTGTACCTGGAGCGGGCTTAGGCTGCCCTGCTGCTTAACGATGTCCTGGAGGGTCAGCCCATCGATCCATTCTTGCACCAAATAAAATCGTCCCTGCTCCTCAAAGTAGGCGTAGAGCTTGGGGATTTGGTTATGTTTTTCCCCTAGGCCTTCGAGGATGGCGGCTTCCCGCTGAAAGCGCCGCTGCATCTCCTGGACAGTTTGGGGACTGGTGGCCTGTACCTTGAGGGATTTCAGTACACATTGCCGTTGGGAGGGCAGTTGTAGGTCTTTCACCAAAAAGGTATCCCCAAATCCACCCTGTCCGAGGGTCTTCACGATTTGGTAACGGCCATTGATCAAGGAAGATTGCATAGGGATTTGGTTGCGAAAAGGCGTGAATTTTATTTTACATTCCCCGTTTCTGAGTTGGCGATCGCCGATTACCGTAGCAGCCACTACAATTGCAAGCAGTTTCTTTGCGCCCCCAAGCGGGCGTCCTTGCCATGACCCAGCCGATCCATCCCCCACCAGAAAAACTCAACCTCTCGACAAAAATTGCCTTTGGGGCTGGCGATATTGGCCCGGCCCTCACCGCAAATGTCTTGGTTTTTTTTCTGTTGTACTTTTTTACCCAGGTGGCGGGTTTACCACCGGGCTTGGCGGGGAGCATTTTGATGATCGGCAAAATTTCCGATGCCATCAATGATCCCATTGTGGGGGTATGGAGCGATCGCACCCGTCATCCTTGGGGCCGACGATTGCCCTGGATGCTGGGGGGAATTATTCCCTTTGTCTTTGTCTTTTTTGGGCAGTGGTTGGTTCCCCAATTGAGCGAAATTGATCAAGTGAATGATTGGTTTTTGTTTGGGTACTACATCGTGATGGGCATTTTATTTAACCTGGCCTACACAGCGGTTAATTTGCCCTACGCGGCCCTCACCCCAGAGTTGACCCAGGACTACCACGAACGCACCAGTCTCAATAGTTTTCGGTTTAGTTTCTCCATTGGCTCTAGTATTTTTTCGCTGATTGTGGCGCGATTGATTTTCCAGGCTTATCCAGATGATCCCCTAAAGCAGTACAGTCTCCTGGGTTTGGTATGTTCGGTGTTTGCGGGCTTGGCACTGTTGTGGTGTACGTTGCGACTCCAAGAAAAGGGGCGATCGCCAATTTTAACCCCCCAGCAACGACGACGATTGGGTCAAGGGTTATGGGGAATGGCTGGGGTGAGTGGCCTGGCTGGGTTGGGGTTGCTCCAGGGGCCAATTTTATGGCCATTTCTGTTCATTTCTGCGGGGTTATTGCTGGTGGTAGCGGGCTGGACATTTGTGAACTCTGTGCCGGAATCCCATTTGGTGGTGCCTTTGGCTGAGCAAACGGATCTGACGGCTTCGATTCCCTTTCGAGAGCA
Coding sequences within:
- a CDS encoding AarF/ABC1/UbiB kinase family protein; this encodes MSALSSQANSRVSNPNAIPAPRLERAKSTYRWNRGNYSKNRRRFDIWVFVLTLIFKLIRNGKKWTYAGGFTEEKLAARQKIQAQWIKDSLLELGPTFIKVGQLFSTRADLFPEAYVHELSKLQDRVPAFSYEQTKQIIEADLGKPINVLFRSFDPVPLAAASLGQVHKAQLHSGEEVVVKVQRPGLKQLFTIDLAILKKIAWYFQNHPRWGKNRDWLGIYAECCRILWQEVDYLQEGRSADTFRRNFRGIDWVKVPKVYWRYASPRVLTLEYVPGIKISHYEALEAAGLERKKLAKLSARAYLQQLLNDGFFHADPHPGNLAVSPDGSLIFYDFGMMGEIKANVKAGLMETMLGITEKNADRVMNSLVTLGALEATGDLAPVRRSIQFMLDNFMDKPFEAQSITAISDDLYEIAYDQPFRFPATFTFVMRAFSTLEGVGKGLDPEFNFMAVAQPFALQVMSENLPSGSNIIDQLGRQAAQLSTSTFGLPRRIEDTIDKLDRGDIRIRVRAQESDRLLRKLGGMQLATNYTLIFCALILSATLLFVNGSFIPTAVVGAIALVPGWALWRLLKKLDRYDRKF
- a CDS encoding DUF6825 family protein, with the translated sequence MNNPVLQALAYGRAFAEVLKERVEDSLTDLLSDLGKFDAERNQWFQEFAQEVQARAEREAANQGNSSRPITIDIDGDDRPADLQEMIDNLRAEIASLKAELKQYRDTQN
- the leuD gene encoding 3-isopropylmalate dehydratase small subunit, producing the protein MSSEIKQVSGTGIPLRGNDIDTDRIIPARFLKCVTFDGLGEQAFADDRQQLDGQHPFDLAQYQGANILVINGNFGCGSSREHAPQALLKWGIEAIVGESFAEIFFGNCLANGVPCVTADRATVEALQSQLEANPQAATSVDLENLTVSCGDWSGQITLGEGARQALLAGTWDSCGQLVANQAEIATTATKLPYLAWA
- the queD gene encoding 6-carboxytetrahydropterin synthase QueD, whose protein sequence is MAQWELYKEFRFEAAHQLPHHDGKCARLHGHSWVMRVYLRGDRLQETGPKQGMLFDFGEIKKYVQPLLDQYLDHYHLNDSLGMESPTSEAIAQWIYGELKKANLPGLAAVEIKETCTAGCIYTED
- a CDS encoding FGGY-family carbohydrate kinase, whose amino-acid sequence is MTALFSLGIDFGTSGARAIAITEHREIVQTVTVHSLEQTPQGWREALWHLLAAFNREIRQNLQAIAINGTSGTVLLCDDDGKPCTEALLYNDDRGKTVLPMLQTLAPPQHLVQSATSSLAKLLWFESQDLTTPASYFLHQADWLSGLLHGNFGQSDYHNALKLGYDVENLRYPPWLQRYPLFDLLPQVQTPGGGKQNILATIAQRFGINPHCQICAGTTDSIAAFIASGASEVGEAVTSLGSTLVLKLLGDRPVQDLAAGVYSHRFGHLWLSGGASNTGGAVLKHYFDATQLQDLSVSIDPTADSGLDYYPLLKPGDRFPFNDPNLPPRLTPRPTKPRQFLQGLLEGIARIEAQGYRRLEDLGSPRVERVFTAGGGAQNPVWTKIRARYLSCPVLISPQPDAAYGTALLAQRGLLRI
- a CDS encoding serine/threonine-protein kinase, which translates into the protein MQSSLINGRYQIVKTLGQGGFGDTFLVKDLQLPSQRQCVLKSLKVQATSPQTVQEMQRRFQREAAILEGLGEKHNQIPKLYAYFEEQGRFYLVQEWIDGLTLQDIVKQQGSLSPLQVQQILLDLLPVLQLVHDQYIIHRDIKPENIILRSSDRKPVLIDFGAVKEALTTAIHLDLSQPVSVAIGTPGYMAPEQGTGRPVYSSDLYGLGFTAIFLLTGQSPQQFPNDPQTGELIWQQDFPYLQTPLGQVIAKAVKFHPRDRFPTAQAMLNALRNAGGTAAAPAPVVNGNQTTATRVVGSPAVARRSTTLPTSTTAPQPQETENGGCWRLAILTVLFSGIGISAGIWLTFALVGRSPEPQTFPEDPALNTESNPPVIDTPLPEPTPEPEPEPAPEPTPEPEPEPIPEPEPEPEPSPEPTPSPGEIPLIPVGTPGAAIPQIISVPPTDQRPGFWGDSTAILYRNYGPANVSLGYIVDNTTGTLAQTEITFPVGTDLSVIQQTLSGLLPEGVPPEVSQAVASVYNRNSSSQSFTTSNHRGQIKRNDSDRLYVGVWSPDFHD
- a CDS encoding MFS transporter, whose translation is MTQPIHPPPEKLNLSTKIAFGAGDIGPALTANVLVFFLLYFFTQVAGLPPGLAGSILMIGKISDAINDPIVGVWSDRTRHPWGRRLPWMLGGIIPFVFVFFGQWLVPQLSEIDQVNDWFLFGYYIVMGILFNLAYTAVNLPYAALTPELTQDYHERTSLNSFRFSFSIGSSIFSLIVARLIFQAYPDDPLKQYSLLGLVCSVFAGLALLWCTLRLQEKGRSPILTPQQRRRLGQGLWGMAGVSGLAGLGLLQGPILWPFLFISAGLLLVVAGWTFVNSVPESHLVVPLAEQTDLTASIPFREQLKIAFSNKPFLFVIGIYLASWLAIQLTASILPYFVINWMGLPDAMFPNVALAVQGTALVLLFVASALSQRLGKKTVYFGGVFLWIIAQVGLFFLQPGQIGLMFACAILAGCGVSVSYLIPWSMVPDVIELDELTTGQRREGVFYGFMVLLQKIGLAVSLFLVGQALAWAGFVESVPGQAPPVQPDSALLAIRLAIAPLPTIALIIGLGLAYFYPITQQYHEEIRLKLAERRVDQA